In Clostridia bacterium, a single window of DNA contains:
- a CDS encoding SUF system NifU family Fe-S cluster assembly protein → MSYSDDSFARELILDHYQNPRGKGIPQGYETVTLKNVSCGDIITVGAKMDDKKIQDIRHEGTGCSICCASASMMCELLKGEDKAHALELTHEFSKMMTRQDFEPDVLGDAAALEGINKLLPRIKCATLAWNAAKQLLGEQGEQKDE, encoded by the coding sequence ATGTCTTATTCTGATGATAGTTTTGCAAGAGAATTAATACTTGATCATTATCAAAACCCTAGAGGCAAGGGTATCCCTCAAGGTTATGAAACTGTAACCTTAAAGAATGTGTCTTGCGGAGATATCATAACCGTAGGGGCTAAAATGGATGACAAAAAAATACAAGATATCAGACATGAAGGCACAGGCTGTTCTATTTGCTGTGCCAGCGCATCTATGATGTGCGAGCTTTTAAAAGGCGAAGACAAAGCCCATGCACTAGAATTGACCCATGAATTTTCCAAGATGATGACAAGACAGGATTTTGAGCCTGATGTTTTGGGTGATGCGGCAGCTTTGGAAGGCATTAATAAACTGTTACCCCGAATAAAATGTGCAACTCTTGCATGGAATGCTGCAAAACAGCTTTTGGGTGAGCAAGGAGAACAAAAAGATGAATGA